From the genome of Amycolatopsis sp. NBC_01488, one region includes:
- a CDS encoding limonene-1,2-epoxide hydrolase family protein, whose product MVTGFLKALEDLDIDRALTFAASDIVYQNVPLPPARGVAAVEKQLRLMARFGSGFEARTHHIASDGNVVLTERTDVLRRGAWEAEFWVCGTFEVEAGRIVLWRDYFDWTTVLAASAKGAGRVALAGARTLFGRYKAKQAVR is encoded by the coding sequence GTGGTGACCGGTTTCCTGAAGGCCCTAGAGGACCTCGACATCGACCGCGCCCTGACGTTCGCGGCGAGCGACATCGTGTACCAGAACGTGCCGTTGCCGCCCGCCCGCGGCGTCGCGGCGGTCGAGAAGCAGCTGCGGCTCATGGCCCGGTTCGGCTCCGGGTTCGAGGCGCGGACGCACCACATCGCCTCCGACGGCAACGTCGTGCTCACCGAACGCACGGACGTGCTGCGCCGCGGCGCGTGGGAAGCGGAGTTCTGGGTCTGCGGCACGTTCGAGGTCGAAGCCGGCCGCATCGTGCTCTGGCGCGACTACTTCGACTGGACGACAGTGCTGGCCGCGAGCGCGAAGGGTGCCGGGCGGGTCGCGCTCGCCGGCGCGCGCACGCTTTTCGGTCGCTACAAGGCGAAGCAGGCCGTGCGCTAG
- a CDS encoding CapA family protein, whose protein sequence is MITLVLGGDVNVQGRATPSEAFEHLDPLLKGADLRFVNLEGSLDAPMAEALSSASIDVVSCANDLTSMASLPVLDHAGIAHCGAGADLDAAHAPAVLERSGEKVAFLAYTSLRSRGQSAQPDFPGVAQAFATTAYQPDPHVMEVPGRPPLVRTTPVPEHLERLVADIRRAKSGNDHVVVSMHWGLPGAELTEYQVAYGRAAIDAGADLVVGHGPHTIQAVEVYRGRPILYSLGNLVFDWPSMRGRHVDGLLAGCMFGDEPRLELIPVRRDADNECVPLAGEEAGKVLRYVADVSAKRSTTVSVREGIASVSGLGA, encoded by the coding sequence GTGATCACGCTGGTGCTCGGCGGAGACGTCAACGTTCAGGGCCGCGCGACGCCGTCGGAGGCGTTCGAGCACCTGGACCCGCTGCTCAAAGGGGCCGACCTCCGGTTCGTCAACCTCGAAGGGTCCCTCGACGCGCCGATGGCCGAAGCGCTGTCGTCGGCGAGCATCGACGTCGTCTCGTGCGCCAACGACCTCACCTCGATGGCGAGCCTCCCGGTCCTCGACCACGCCGGGATCGCGCACTGCGGCGCCGGCGCGGACCTCGACGCCGCGCACGCACCCGCGGTGCTCGAGCGGTCGGGCGAAAAGGTCGCCTTCCTCGCTTACACCTCACTTCGCTCCCGCGGTCAGAGCGCGCAGCCAGACTTCCCGGGGGTCGCGCAAGCGTTTGCGACCACGGCGTACCAGCCCGATCCGCACGTCATGGAGGTCCCTGGCCGGCCGCCGCTCGTCCGCACCACGCCGGTCCCCGAGCACCTGGAACGGCTCGTCGCCGACATCAGGCGGGCCAAGTCCGGCAATGACCACGTCGTCGTCTCGATGCACTGGGGCCTGCCGGGCGCCGAACTCACCGAATACCAGGTCGCCTACGGCCGCGCCGCGATCGATGCCGGCGCCGACCTCGTCGTCGGACACGGGCCGCACACGATCCAGGCCGTCGAGGTGTACCGCGGCCGGCCGATCCTCTACAGCCTCGGCAACCTCGTCTTCGACTGGCCGTCGATGCGCGGCCGGCACGTCGACGGGCTGCTGGCCGGCTGCATGTTCGGCGACGAACCCCGGCTCGAGCTGATCCCGGTGCGGCGCGACGCCGACAACGAGTGCGTACCACTCGCGGGGGAGGAAGCGGGCAAGGTGCTGAGGTATGTCGCGGACGTCTCGGCGAAGCGCTCGACGACGGTGTCCGTCCGAGAGGGAATCGCGTCGGTTTCGGGCCTGGGCGCGTGA